In Erigeron canadensis isolate Cc75 chromosome 1, C_canadensis_v1, whole genome shotgun sequence, a single window of DNA contains:
- the LOC122592845 gene encoding adhesive plaque matrix protein-like yields MDERTYVTRYSNYNDVPTQEKAYAHGTNQHANWGYIVETTTVEHVRVPASGYTNFSGGRKKNEFLKEYMPAYAPNNYHEGYEINYGPVYESSGPPNFQEHEDVMNNFLEKLQLEASRLTKPSNNSGPNRYTPTIPNNNRPKTLTYVYPLQDTHLTQNFPGPNRYKPSSPTKYRPSSPIKYRPSSPIKYRSSDPNRYPLSGPTNYPSNPPKYRPSSPTKYRPSSPIKYHHSSPNKYRPSDLNRYQPSSLNKYPSSPPKYRPSSPPKYRSSSPIKYQPSSPNKYRPSDVSKYQISGPNKYPSSPPKYRPSSPIKYGPSSPNKYRPSSPTKYRSSSPSKYHPSSPIKYKPSSPNKYRPTSPNTYQPASLTQNYPSKGGHLNVGQNIRDPNMFRSTSPINNIPSKGPSLDTERLYVPNKHQPSTQGGKIDGVGAGPKNLWQSIGLPTTRHPVMPPTNNIDEVVSYQTESGNHSPRSEPNRVGEFDHLSPHVQPVQTEKPNPKPTFGGGIARRFFRSNTIDSQEAIKKYGGASVP; encoded by the coding sequence ATGGATGAACGTACATATGTGACCAGATATTCAAACTACAATGATGTTCCGACTCAAGAAAAGGCTTATGCTCATGGCACAAATCAACACGCCAATTGGGGGTATATTGTTGAGACTACAACAGTTGAGCATGTTCGAGTCCCAGCTTCCGGGTATACCAACTTCAGTGGTGGgcgtaaaaaaaatgaatttctCAAAGAATATATGCCTGCATATGCACCTAACAACTATCATGAAGGCTATGAGATAAACTATGGGCCGGTTTATGAAAGCTCTGGCCCTCCCAATTTCCAGGAACATGAAGATGTTATGAACAACTTTCTCGAAAAACTCCAGCTAGAGGCAAGTCGTCTTACAAAACCTAGCAACAACTCTGGCCCAAATAGGTACACGCCTACAATTCCGAATAATAATAGGCCTAAGACCCTAACATATGTTTATCCCTTACAAGACACCCATTTGACCCAAAATTTTCCAGGACCAAATAGATATAAACCTTCAAGCCCGACTAAGTACCGACCCTCAAGCCCAATTAAGTATCGGCCTTCTAGCCCGATCAAATACCGGTCCTCTGATCCAAATAGGTACCCCCTATCTGGCCCGACTAATTACCCATCAAATCCACCAAAGTATCGACCCTCAAGCCCAACTAAGTATCGTCCCTCTAGCCCAATTAAGTATCATCATTCTAGCCCGAACAAGTACCGACCCTCTGATCTAAATAGGTACCAGCCTTCTAGCCTGAATAAGTACCCGTCAAGTCCGCCAAAGTATCGACCCTCAAGCCCACCTAAGTATCGTTCCTCTAGCCCAATTAAGTATCAGCCTTCTAGCCCCAACAAGTACCGACCCTCTGATGTAAGTAAGTACCAAATCTCTGGCCCAAATAAGTACCCATCGAGCCCGCCTAAGTATCGTCCCTCAAGCCCAATTAAATATGGGCCCTCAAGCCCGAATAAGTACCGGCCCTCTAGCCCGACCAAGTACCGGTCATCAAGCCCAAGTAAGTATCATCCTTCGAGCCCCATTAAGTACAAGCCTTCAAGCCCAAATAAGTACAGGCCAACAAGCCCAAATACGTACCAACCTGCAAGTCTGACACAAAACTATCCCTCTAAAGGAGGCCACCTTAATGTGGGACAAAACATACGAGACCCAAATATGTTTCGGTCTACTAGTCCAATTAATAACATTCCATCCAAAGGTCCGTCACTCGATACCGAAAGATTATATGTTCCAAATAAGCATCAACCGTCAACACAAGGTGGCAAAATAGATGGGGTCGGAGCAGGCCCAAAGAATCTTTGGCAAAGTATCGGTCTGCCTACTACACGTCATCCTGTTATGCCTCCTACCAACAATATTGATGAAGTCGTAAGTTACCAAACAGAATCTGGGAATCATTCACCAAGGTCTGAACCAAATAGGGTTGGAGAATTTGATCATTTATCTCCTCATGTACAACCAGTccaaaccgaaaaaccgaacccAAAGCCAACATTTGGTGGTGGAATTGCTCGACGTTTTTTCAGATCAAACACCATTGATAGTCAAGAGGCAATAAAGAAGTACGGTGGTGCTTCTGTTCCATAA
- the LOC122586079 gene encoding putative NAC domain-containing protein 94, which produces MEEKSENGEKIEEIMLPGFRFHPTDEELVGFYLKRKIQQRPLSIELIKQLDIYKHDPWDLPKLAMTGEKEWYFYCPRDRKYRNSARPNRVTGAGFWKATGTDRPIYASEGSKCIGLKKSLVFYKGRAAKGIKTDWMMHEFRLPSLTDHTAPSKRFLEKTIPANDSWAICRIFKKANSTAQRTLSHSWVSPVVVLPESTPNSDHHNNNILTTTHDLQHSSLTSFSANMDSNNNMSLYKPLNTDSTLPTLNTINNKPPQNSISSSTEDLNYTTSYPFLLPESNYGPKSSTTVDTSSLLTNMPSSVFGDFDKPAEGSLDYMANGLHHDQQPFYNGCCFSITNFPMGMQEHCGVNGVQDQQGAAGVKGPINEGTIETHFEEQCWGRSSSSSGYPFMSLPLGLQDAWKSSFLCDSSSETISTGFSTTNKCYI; this is translated from the exons atggaggAAAAAAGTGAGAATGGTGAGAAAATAGAGGAAATCATGTTACCAGGTTTTCGGTTCCATCCTACCGATGAAGAGCTTGTCGGGTTTTATCTAAAGAGAAAGATCCAACAAAGGCCACTCTCTATTGAACTCATCAAGCAACTCGATATCTATAAACATGATCCATGGGATCTTCCAA agCTGGCTATGACGGGAGAAAAAGAATGGTACTTTTACTGCCCAAGGGATCGGAAATATAGAAACAGTGCACGGCCAAATCGTGTGACAGGAGCTGGATTCTGGAAAGCCACGGGGACAGACCGGCCGATCTATGCATCTGAGGGTTCAAAATGCATTGGTTTGAAGAAGTCACTTGTGTTCTACAAAGGGAGAGCTGCAAAAGGTATCAAAACCGATTGGATGATGCATGAGTTCAGGTTGCCTTCCCTCACTGATCACACCGCTCCAAGCAAACGCTTCCTTGAGAAAACCATCCCTGCCAAt GACTCGTGGGCAATCTGCAGGATATTCAAAAAAGCAAATTCAACTGCACAAAGAACACTATCTCATTCATGGGTATCTCCAGTAGTAGTGTTACCAGAAAGCACCCCTAATTCTGATCATCACAATAATAATATCCTAACAACAACTCATGACTTGCAACATTCATCCCTCACAAGCTTCTCTGCCAATATGGACAGTAACAACAACATGTCACTATACAAACCTTTGAATACCGACTCCACACTCCCTACACTTAATACTATCAACAACAAACCACCTCAAAATTCCATTTCTAGCAGTACCGAAGACTTAAACTATACCACTAGTTATCCCTTTTTGCTCCCAGAGTCAAACTACGGTCCTAAATCATCGACTACTGTCGATACGTCTTCTTTGCTAACCAACATGCCTAGTTCCGTGTTTGGAGATTTTGATAAGCCTGCAGAGGGTAGTTTGGACTACATGGCTAATGGGTTGCATCATGATCAACAACCATTTTACAATGGGTGCTGCTTCTCAATAACTAATTTTCCGATGGGAATGCAAGAACACTGTGGCGTCAACGGGGTTCAAGATCAACAAGGCGCAGCTGGTGTAAAGGGTCCGATTAATGAAGGAACTATCGAGACACATTTTGAGGAGCAATGTTGGGGTAGATCATCATCTAGTAGTGGCTACCCCTTCATGAGTTTGCCATTGGGTTTGCAAGATGCATGGAAATCTAGTTTTCTTTGTGATTCTTCTAGTGAGACGATTTCAACCGGTTTTTCCACAACTAACAAGTGctatatataa